A stretch of the Polaribacter pacificus genome encodes the following:
- a CDS encoding MarR family winged helix-turn-helix transcriptional regulator has translation MGDISKDIQSTFKNNKIKAFINLKYTTHWLMSKENEFFKPYGISPQQYNILRILRGAANEIKVQTVKERMIERAPNATRLMDKLCDKNLIERFRCEEDRRVVFVKISKVGTGLLKDIDASLKMDFLDKLSDSEALTLSNLLDKIR, from the coding sequence ATGGGAGATATTTCTAAAGATATACAATCAACGTTTAAGAACAATAAAATCAAAGCGTTTATCAATCTCAAGTATACAACGCACTGGTTAATGAGCAAGGAGAATGAATTTTTTAAACCCTATGGCATATCGCCACAACAATATAATATTTTAAGAATTCTACGAGGAGCAGCCAATGAAATTAAAGTGCAAACCGTAAAAGAACGAATGATAGAACGGGCTCCAAATGCCACCAGATTGATGGATAAATTATGTGACAAAAATTTGATCGAGCGTTTTCGATGTGAGGAAGATAGAAGGGTAGTCTTTGTAAAAATATCGAAAGTCGGAACTGGACTCTTAAAAGATATAGATGCTAGTTTAAAAATGGATTTTTTAGACAAGCTTTCTGATTCTGAAGCCTTAACCCTAAGTAATTTATTAGATAAAATTAGGTAA